One window from the genome of Oryza glaberrima chromosome 3, OglaRS2, whole genome shotgun sequence encodes:
- the LOC127766310 gene encoding 4-hydroxyphenylacetaldehyde oxime monooxygenase-like, with the protein MAVSLLLELLPQQWQLSITSLILLAVSVVLIFWSRCRRNPSSRLKLPPGPTRLPIIGNLHQIGRLPHWSLGAVAGWHGPVMALRLGTVPVVVLSSPKAAQEALKVHDPECCSRSPSAGPRMLSYGYKDVAFSPYSKYVRDMRKLFVVELLSMRRVQAASFPACYAREAQVEKLIEKLTRNGRNAVAINEHIFSTVDGIIGTFALGETYAAEEFKDISETMDLLSSSFAEDFFPGSVAGRLVDRLTGLAARREAIFRKLDRFFERIVDQHAAADDDGPAAARRKADDKGSAGSDLVHELIDLWKMEGNTKQGFTKDHVKAMLLDTFVGGITTTSVTLHWAMSELIRNPRVMKKAQDEIRAVVGEKERVQHHDMPKLKYLKMVVKETFRLHPPATLLVPRETTRHFKVGGYDIPEKTKVIVNAWAIGRDPNIWKDPEEFIPERFEEMDIDFNGAHFELVPFGSGRRICPGLGMGVANIEFILASMLFCFDWELPHGVRKEDIDMEEAGKLTFHKKIPLLLVPTPNKAPN; encoded by the exons GGTGCCGAAGGAACCCCAGCAGCCGCCTCAAGCTGCCGCCCGGCCCGACGAGGCTCCCCATCATCGGCAACCTGCACCAGATCGGCCGTCTGCCGCACTGGAGCCTGGGGGCGGTGGCGGGGTGGCACGGCCCGGTGATGGCGCTGCGGCTGGGCACGGTGCCGGTGGTCGTGCTGTCGTCACCGAAGGCCGCGCAGGAGGCGCTGAAGGTCCATGACCCCGAGTGCTGCAGCCGGTCCCCGTCGGCGGGGCCACGGATGCTGTCGTACGGATACAAGGACGTGGCCTTCTCCCCCTACAGCAAATACGTCCGCGACATGCGCAAGCTCTTCGTCGTCGAGCTGCTCAGCATGCGCCGCGTCCAGGCCGCCT CATTCCCGGCCTGTTACGCTAGGGAGGCCCAG GTCGAGAAGCTCATCGAGAAGCTGACCCGAAACGGGCGGAACGCGGTGGCCATCAACGAGCACATCTTCTCCACGGTGGACGGCATCATCGGCACGTTCGCGCTCGGGGAGACGTACGCGGCGGAGGAGTTCAAGGACATCAGCGAGACCATGGACCTGCTGAGCAGCTCCTTCGCCGAGGACTTCTTCCCCGGCAGCGtggccggccgcctcgtcgacCGCCTCaccggcctcgccgcgcgccgcgaggCCATATTCAGGAAGCTCGACCGCTTCTTCGAGCGGATCGTCGAtcagcacgccgccgccgacgacgacggccccGCCGCGGCTCGCAGAAAGGCGGACGACAAGGGCTCAGCAGGGTCAGACCTCGTGCACGAGCTCATCGACCTCTGGAAGATGGAAGGAAACACCAAGCAGGGCTTCACTAAGGACCATGTCAAGGCCATGCTCTTG GACACATTCGTCGGTGGCATCACCACTACCTCAGTGACCTTGCACTGGGCAATGTCCGAGCTCATCCGCAATCCGAGGGTGATGAAGAAGGCACAAGACGAGATTAGAGCCGTCGTAGGCGAGAAGGAGCGGGTGCAGCACCACGACATGCCAAAGCTAAAGTACCTGAAGATGGTGGTGAAGGAGACCTTCCGCTTGCATCCCCCCGCGACGCTACTCGTTCCCAGGGAGACCACACGGCACTTCAAGGTTGGCGGGTACGACATCCCGGAGAAGACCAAGGTCATCGTGAACGCGTGGGCAATTGGCAGGGACCCGAACATCTGGAAAGATCCAGAGGAGTTTATCCCAGAGAGGTTTGAGGAGATGGACATTGACTTCAACGGGGCACATTTCGAGCTGGTGCCATTTGGCTCTGGCCGTCGGATTTGCCCGGGGCTGGGCATGGGAGTGGCCAACATCGAGTTCATCTTGGCAAGCATGCTTTTTTGCTTCGATTGGGAGCTTCCCCATGGGGTGAGGAAGGAGGATATCGACATGGAAGAGGCAGGGAAGCTGACGTTCCACAAGAAGATACCACTCTTACTAGTCCCAACTCCCAACAAGGCACCAAACTAG
- the LOC127768713 gene encoding protein FATTY ACID EXPORT 5 — MHDFCFTIPYGFAVLAGGVLGYARRGSTASLAGGAGAGALLLLAGFVSLKAFEKRRNSYLALALETLCALALTYVMGQRYLETSKIMPAGVVAGLSALMSAFYLFKIATGGNHIPPKKE, encoded by the exons ATGCACGACTTCTGCTTCACGATCCCCTACGGCTTCGCCGTCCTGGCCGGCGGCGTGCTGGGCTACGCCCGCCGCGGCAGCACCGCCTCcctggccggcggcgcgggcgccggcgcgctcctcctcctcgcgggcTTCGTCAGCCTCAAGGCCTTCGAGAAGCGCCGCAACTCctacctcgccctcgccctcgagACCC TATGTGCACTAGCTTTGACTTATGTTATGGGGCAGAGATACCTTGAGACTTCAAAGATAATGCCAGCTGGTGTCGTTGCTGGCCTCAG TGCTTTGATGTCTGCGTTCTACCTGTTCAAAATTGCAACTGGTGGCAACCATATCCCACCGAAGAAAGAGTGA
- the LOC127768707 gene encoding uncharacterized protein LOC127768707: MAANQGEAHRREPDQRRPMCGVCTKPLRLCLCGRLRRPPLDTAVGVTVLQHLMEVGHPLNSTRVARLGLRNLAVALVGDVNHRASFHLRTLDAAAAAGGGNHDRPDGPGEIQVLEGDGFGGGTGGPAGPVQCEGETLDSAICSNGISGESGGAVSCARRDYVTKGINASSDLGVKTANIRGSSDIGGEKLDLVDIPDRIGFDLDGEICSVKSDLGGGEELGFQSMKRNGYCSDSERLGSSANQTGNSFVDGIHGENHHSIGEVNGNLPRHLVENASEFQMATAQNCNGIPRENVGTGAAIGQGWTVKNMDKCSITYTEKELKIEIERGVKPKIRWLSRGPLGQSAVSNGFTVTKIQMKKSKQTGEVSVFEEFSITIPPKSALLFPCQRAISIDASDCQLQHLIVLDGTWAKAQRMYHENPWLQLLPHVKLESDGVSLYSEVRHEPRAGCLSTIESIVVAMRKLGEDAKGLDDLLDVFESMIADQRRCKDENWKQKLESKT; the protein is encoded by the coding sequence ATGGCGGCGAACCAGGGCGAGGCGCATCGGCGGGAGCCCGACCAGCGCCGCCCCATGTGCGGCGTCTGCACCAAGCCCCTCCGCCTCTGCCTctgcggccgcctccgccgcccgccgctcgaCACCGCCGTCGGCGTCACCGTCCTGCAGCACCTCATGGAGGTGGGCCACCCGCTCAACTCCACCCGCGTCGCCCGCCTCGGCCTCCGCaacctcgccgtcgcgctcgtcgGCGACGTCAACCACCGCGCCAGCTTCCACCTCAGgacgctcgacgccgccgccgccgccggcggtggaaaTCATGACCGTCCCGACGGGCCCGGGGAGATTCAGGTGCTGGAGGGCGACGGTTTTGGCGGCGGAACGGGAGGCCCTGCTGGTCCTGTGCAATGCGAAGGTGAAACATTAGATTCTGCAATATGCTCTAATGGAATTTCTGGCGAATCGGGTGGAGCAGTTAGTTGTGCAAGGCGTGATTATGTGACGAAGGGCATCAATGCTTCTAGTGATTTGGGTGTGAAAACTGCGAATATTCGAGGTTCTAGCGATATCGGTGGTGAAAAATTGGATCTTGTGGATATCCCTGATAGGATTGGCTTTGATTTGGATGGAGAGATCTGTAGTGTTAAAAGCGACTTAGGTGGAGGTGAGGAATTGGGGTTTCAGAGTATGAAGAGGAATGGATATTGCTCAGATTCTGAAAGACTGGGCTCCTCAGCTAACCAGACAGGAAACTCCTTTGTTGATGGTATCCACGGTGAAAATCATCACAGTATTGGCGAGGTAAATGGTAATCTCCCTCGTCATTTAGTAGAAAACGCCTCAGAATTTCAAATGGCAACTGCCCAAAACTGCAATGGTATACCTAGAGAAAATGTTGGAACTGGTGCTGCTATTGGTCAAGGCTGGACTGTGAAAAACATGGATAAGTGCTCTATTACCTATACGGAGAAGGAACTCAAGATTGAAATTGAGCGTGGTGTGAAGCCCAAAATCAGATGGTTGTCAAGAGGTCCACTTGGTCAGTCAGCTGTCTCCAACGGTTTTACTGTCACGAAAATACAAATGAAGAAGTCAAAACAAACTGGGGAAGTTTCGGTGTTTGAGGAATTCTCAATCACCATACCACCAAAGTCAGCTCTGCTATTCCCGTGCCAGCGGGCAATCAGCATTGATGCTTCAGACTGTCAGTTACAACATTTGATTGTGTTGGATGGAACTTGGGCAAAGGCGCAACGTATGTACCATGAGAATCCATGGCTACAACTTCTGCCACATGTGAAGCTAGAATCAGATGGTGTTAGCTTGTATAGTGAGGTGAGGCATGAGCCAAGGGCTGGGTGCTTGTCTACCATTGAGAGCATAGTTGTTGCCATGAGGAAACTTGGAGAGGATGCAAAGGGACTGGATGATCTGCTGGATGTTTTCGAGTCAATGATTGCAGATCAACGGAGATGCAAGGATGAGAATTGGAAACAAAAACTCGAGTCCAAGACATAA